Part of the Arcobacter sp. F2176 genome is shown below.
ATAATTACCTGATACATAGATTTGATTTGAAAGTGTTTTTTTAGGACTTATTACTATTAATATTTTTTTATTTTTTATTATTCCTTTTAATGAGGACAAAGAGTTATTGATATTTGATATCAACTCTTTAGCTTTTTCTTGTTTATCAAAATAATTTCCTAAACTAAAAATAGTATTGTTTATATCTTTTATACTATCTGTTTTGAAACTCAAAGTTTTGATATTAAGTCTTTTTAGATTTGAAAGTAGTTTTTCATCATAATTTTGTGCAATCACAACACTAGGGTTTACCAATAAGATTTTCTCTAAAGAAATAGAAGCATATCCTCCTACTTTTTTCACATTTTTTGACTCTTCTGGAAAATCACAATATCTAGTATTTGCAACAACATCTTTACCAACACCTAAGGCATAGACTATTTCATTTATAGAAGGAGTTAGAGTAACTATTCTCTCTTGTGAATACAAATTTACTGCTAAAACAATAAGTATTGATAAAAACTTTTTCATATTAGAAACTAACCTTTAAACCAATATATGCACTTCTTCCAGGTGTAGCATAATTGTAAACTGTTTGATAATATTTATTAAATATATTATCAACTTTTACATAAGTAGTTATATTTCTTTTAATCTCATAGTTAATTACACCATTCCAAATAGTGTAATTCCCAGTTTCTTTTGTTTTTTCTGCATCATCATATCTTTTTCCAATATATGAACTATTTAAATTGATATGTGTATTTTTAATTCCATAATAATCAACAGATGCATTAAACTCATTTTTTGCTCTTCTTGGTAAATCATTTCCTTTATTGTCTTTAGCAGATAAATGAGTATAATTAAATCCTAATAAAATATTCTCAAATATATTTTTAATATAACTTACTTCATAACCTTTAAAAGTTGACTCACCAGTAAGATTTTCATACCGTGTATTTGGATATGAATTTGGAACATATCTAATCATATCTTTAATTTTATTTTCAAAATAAGTAATCTTAAAATCTTTATATTCAAAATTAAAATCAAAAGATTTTGTAGTTTCAGGAGATAAGCTAGGAGTATAATTTAAATTCCCTAATGTTGGAGCATTATAAGCTGTACCATAATTTGAAGAAACTGCCATATCATTATTAATATTATATTTAATACCTATTTTACCTGTAAATTTATCATCGAACTTACTATTATCATCATACCTTAAAGTTTCATTGATGATAAACTTATCAAAAGTATTTGTATTTGAAACAAAAATTGCTTGTGTATTATATTTATCTTTAGAATCTATATTTTCAAAATTTTGTTTGTCTAAACCCAAAATTATTGCATCACTTTTTCTATATGAATAATCACCTTGAACAGAGAATTCATTTACTAAACTTTTATAAATAGAATTGTCTTGATTTCTGTCAAATTTTGATTGTTGTGCATTTAATTTTAATTTATAAGAATCATCTTTATGTATATAATTTGCAGATTTGAAATAATGTTTAATTTTTGTTAGTTTATCATCCCTATCTTTAGTTGAACTATCATAATCATATTCTGAACCAATTTTCTTAAAAGTCAAACCTAACTCATCAGAATCATTTAAATATACGCCACCTGCAATATTATAAGTATTATTGGAATATCCATCTCTTTCATATTCTAAATCTTTCCATTTTGATCCATTTGGTTCATAAGAACTTATTCCATCTGTAGATATTCTACTTGCATCAAATTTTAAATAACCCAATTTATTTTTATTTGAAACTGAACCATATAATTTTTTTGTATTATAACTTCCAGCTTCCATACCAATATTTCCATGAAATCCTGCCTTGGCTTTAGATGTAATTATATTTATTACTCCACCACTAGCATCAGCTCCCCAAATACCAGACTGAGCCCCTTTAACCACTTCAATTTGCTCTATATTTTCTATATTTAATTGAGCTAGTGGAGCACCACTTAATCCAGCTGGTTCATTATATCTTATCCCATCAATTAAAATTAAAATTCTTTTTGAATCTATACCTCTTACGAATAATGAGTCTAATTGTCCAACTCCCCCATTACTTACTATACTTACACCAGATATAGTTTTTAAAGCATCACTTACATTTGTAAAATGTCTCTCTTCAATCTCTTCTTTAGTAATAACATCAACATCTGAAGTTACATCTTTGATTGATTGTTCTGATTTTGTAGCACTTACGACTGTGATTTGTGATAGTTCTTCTGAATAAAGATTGGATGTTGCTATTAGAAGGCTTGCAACTAAGCTTGTAGTTAATTTCTTGTTCATATTTTATTTTCCTAATTATTTTATTTTATTTGTTGAATATAGTTTTGCAGGTTTTAACTGTCTTGATATAAGTATATTTACTATTTTTGGCATATCAATAGATATTAAAGAATGAATTAAACTATAAATAGATGAGATTTTTCTATCAACAGTTGCAGCTAACATTCCAAATAATGTAAAATATTTTTTGCTCTTACTAATCATAAACTCTCCTTTCTTTGTATTGTTTGTATTATAATTCGCGTATTATAATCAAAAGAATATAAATCTTTTATTTCAAGATAAATTAAAGCTATTTTAATACAATACCCCAATTTTAAAGGAGATACTTTGACTTATAATGAATGGTTTGAGAAGCATGCCACAAGACATCAAAATATCATGGAAAGATTAAAAGACTTGAGTGATGAAGAAGTTATAAAGTATTTTAGGTTTGATAATATGGTTAAAAAAGAGCCTGATTTCTGTCCACTTTATAAAGATAATAAGAAGTGCCATGATTATGAAGAGTTAAATTGTTACTTATGTGCCTGTCCAAACTTCAGATTCGATGACAATGGATTTAAAAAGATCGAAGAAAAAACTCTTTACTCATACTGTAATATAGATAGTAAAGATGGAGCTCAATATAAAGGTGATGATTATATTCATCAAAACTGTGCTGGATGCTTAGTACCTCATAAAGAAACTTATATCAAAAAACATTTTTCGAGAAATTGGAAAGAGATTATGAGGGATGTAAGACCATAAAAAAAGTTCAACTTCTGGTGTTTGAAGTTGAACTTTAGTGGTGTTGTGTTATTCTTTTGTATAAAATGTAGGAGAAATACAAAATGGGTATTGGAATTCTACCTATTCAGTGTTAATTGATTGTTAATCAAAAAATTTAGTTTGGAGAATTTATGAAACTTATAATGTTTGATATGGATGGAACCTTAATCAATAGTGGTGGAATGATTGCAAATACTATTAATTATGTTAGAGAAAACTTAGGATTTGAAACCTTAGACAAAAAATATATTTTAAAAAATGTAAATGATCCAAATATAAACTCATCTGAATTTTTTTATGGAACAAAACACTTTACAGAAGAACAAGGTAAACTTTTTGAAACTTATTATTATGACCATTGCTTAACTGACTTAGAAATTTATGATGGAATAAAAGAGTTATTGGAAGACTTAAAAAGTGATTATATTTTTACAGTTGCCACAAATGCCAATAGTGAATTTGCAAATAGAATGTTAAATCATTTAGAAATAGGCAAATACTTTAAAACAGTAGTTGGTTATAACGATGTATTAAAACCTAAACCACATCCAGAAATGGTTTATAAAATACTCGAAGAGATAAAAACCACAAAAGAAAAATCACTTTTAGTGGGAGATAGTCACAAAGATGTCCAAGCAGCAACAAATGCAGGGATAGAATCTGTTTTAGTAAATTGGGGATTTTCAGACCATGAAGAAAATGCAATAGAAAATGTAAAAGAGTTAGAACAAAGAATATTTAAAAAATTTTCAATATTTTAAAAGAGAGTTAAGATGAATATACGTCTAGCAAAAATTAATGACTTAAAAGATATTTATGATTTGATTTGTGATATGGAAAGTACCCAATTAGATTATAAAAAATTTGAACAAATATTTATTAGATATTTAGAAAATGAAAACTTTTACTCAATTGTTGCAGAAGAAGATGATTTAATAATTGCTTGTTTAAATTTAAGAATAGAATACCAACTTCATCATGTGGAAAAGATAGCAGAGATTATGGAACTTGCAGTTAAAAAAGAATACCGTTCAAAAAGTGTAGGTAAAATACTTTTAGACAAAGCAAGAAAAATATCAAAAGATAACAACTGTTTACAAATGGAAGTTTGCTGTAATCAAATAAGAGAAAAAGCTCACAAGTTCTATCAAAGGGAAGGGATGAAAAATTCACACTTTAAGTTTAGTATGGAATTAAATTAACACAAGCCTTTACAAACTTATCTGTTTATATTCACTCTCTTTTAGATCTTCGACGGTAAAATTATCAAAACTTATTCTATGAAGTTTTACAACCCTATTATCAACTGCTGCAAACATTCTTTTTACCTGATGATATTTGCCCTCAACAATCTCTAATCGGACACAAGTAGGAGAAAGAATTTCTAATTTTGCTGGAAGCAAGGGTTTGTCTTCTCCATTTAAAAGAAGTTCTCCACTAGCAAAAATTTTTTCTTCATCACCTTTTAAAGGTACTTTTAAATGTGCTTCATAAATTTTAGAAATCTCTTTTTTAGGATTTGCAAGTTTATGATTTAAAGTTCCATCATCAGTCAATATTATTGCACCTGTTGTATCAACATCAAGTCTACCTACAGTTGCAATTTTTGGGTTTCTTTGAGTCCATCTATATGGAAGTAAAGAGTATATCAATACTCCTGCATCATTGTGAGAGCATATTACACCAGAGGGTTTATTAAGTAGTATTATTAAAGTTTCAGGATCAAGTTTTTCACCATTGATTGTTATATCATCGTGATAGGCTTTTGTTGAAGGATTAAATACTCTATTTTCATTTACCAAAAGCTCATTTATTTTTAAAAACTTTTTAGCCTCACCTCTGGTACAATAACCTAAACTTGATAAATGTGCATCTATTCTTTTATAACTATTTTTCATGAAGCCATAGTAGCATTTTTTTATTAATAAACTTATGTAAGAGTATATTCTATTGGAACTTTTATGACTATCTCTTTTTTTACCTTTGGGAACTCTTTTGAGGCATTTTCAATAGCTTCAAGTGATGATTTTATAAGTAAAGTATGCCCAGAAATAGACTCAATTTCTATAATTTTGCCATTAGTCAAAATTTTAAATTTTATTAGTACTTTTCCTTGAATATTTAATCGTTTTGCTCTTTTTGGATATTTTATATTTTTTTGAATTAGTGCTACTATTTGTTTAAGATGTTCATTTAAAAAGTCTTGTTCATAAGTCTTTTTTACACTTTTTTGTATAAATTCTTGCTCTTTTTTTACTATCTTTTTTTCTTCTTTTTCAGTTTTTTTTCTAATAGTCTTTTTTTCAACTACTTTCTTAACTGCTTCTTTTTTAAGCACTTTCTTTTTTGTGGCTTTTTTTGATATCTTTGTTTCTTTTATTTCTTTTTTAGGAACTTCTTTTTTTACAGCAGGCTCTTTTTTTACTATCTTTTCTTGTTCTAATAAAGAGACAAAATTTAGATTTATAGATTTTTCTTTTACTTTATTTTTAATAATTAAACTATCATAACTATACAATACTCCTGTAAAAACCAAGCCATATAAAAAAATTGTCAAAAAAAAAGAATAAAAATATCTTTTAAAGTTCAACATTAGTTTTTCTTTGTAATTATAGAGATATTAGAAAAATCATTTGATTTTAATAAATCAAGAACAGAAACAAAAGATTCAAAATCAGCTTTTTTATCGCTTTTAATAAAAATATGAGAATCTTTATTTATCTTATTTACTTCCAAACTAAGGTTTTCAAAGCTTATATCTGATTTATTTAAATATAAACTATTATCCTCTTTGATTGTAATAATAAACTCTTTTTTTATCTCTGATTTTTTTGCACTTGCTGCTTTTGCCAAAGATACAGGAATATCACCACGGGCTATAAAAGTTGAAGTCAATAATACAATAGCTAATAATACTAATAACACATCAATAAAGGGAATTACATTTATTGAATTAAATTTCTGTAATTTCATCAAATTTACTTTCAATTACTTCTGCATATCGAGCTAATACATTATAAAAAACTTGAGAAAGAATTGCCACAACTAAACCAACAGCTGTTGCTTTTAGGGCTAAGGCTAAAGAACTCATTATCTTAGTTGCTTCAATATCACCTTCACTCATAGTCATAAATGTAAGCATAATAGCCAATACAGTACCTAATAAGCCAATATAAGGTGAATTTGAAGCTATTGTACCGATAATTGATAAATGCTTTGTAATAGCTATCTCTAATGATTTTTTTGATTTGTAAAATTTCACATCAATATTTTTGTAAAAAAGTATTCTCTCAATAAAGAACCAAAAAGATAAAAAACTCATAAAAATTAAAAGTATGACAACTCCATAATCAACTAAGTTTTTTAGTAGCTCTATATGCATATTATATTTCCTAATATTTTTATTATATTAGAAAAAAAGTGTTAAATTAGTGTTAAGTTAAATTATTAAGCTATTAGTTTTATTAGATTTAGTTTTATTAGTGTCCCATTCTCTTTTGGTTCAATTTTAATATCAATTTGATTTTTATCACAAAACTCTTTTACAATATTTAAACCTAAACCAAAACCAATTTTACTTGAATCTTCTTGAAAATATTGATCAAATACAATAAAAAGATTTTTTGTATCTATTATATTTCCTGTATTAAATATATATAAAAGATTATCTTGCATATTTATTTTGATAATTCCATTTTCGCAGTTATATTTTATAGCATTTGACAAAAGGTTATCAAAAACTTTTTGAAAACCATTTTTATCACTATTAATAGATATATTTTTAATATCATTTTCTATCGTGATATTGTCTTTCATATCTTCAAATTTATCAATTGAATTCTCAATTATATCATCAAGCAGGAATTCAAACTTATCGATCCTTCCAATCTCTTTTTTTATCTCATATTCCATTTGTTCATAAAGCTTTAAAAGTTCATTTGTAGCTAATTTTATTCTATTTAATCTTCTTATATCTTTTTCATCTTTTAGATTCTTTTCTAACATTTGAGCATTAGATTGTATTGTAGAAGCAGGAATATTGAGTTCATGGATAGTCTCTTTAATAGCCTTTTCTAAGTTATTGTCACTTTCAAATAAAGGATCAAAAAGTGGTTTACTCAAGAAATAGTTTAAAACAACAGCAAAAATAATAAGTACTAAAGTAATAACTATGAAAGTATCTTTATTAAAACCCAATAATGCTACTAAATAATAATTTGCAAGTAAAACCATAATCACAATAAATGATACTAAAATAGAATTAGAGATTATAAAGTTCTTTTTTTTAATATTCAAGCTTATAACCAACTCCTTTTATATTTACTACTTTTTCTTTTACAAATATTTTCTTTACAGCATTTATATAGACTCTAATTGAACCTTCACTATAATCTTCTTCACAATGCCAAAGTCTATTAACTATCATCTCTTTTGTTACAATTTTATCTTTATTTTCTAAAAATAATTCCAATAAATCCACTACTTTCATTGGCAAATTCATATCTTTGTTATTTTCATATACTCTTTTATCATTTGGACTAAAAAATAGATTTTCCCCTAATTGTATTTTCTCAATTTGTTTTCCAGATCTTTTTAAAAGCGATTTTATTCTCAAAATAAGTTCATCTAAGTCAATTGGCTTTTTCAAATAATCATCGGCACCTGATAAAAAGCCTTGTTCTAAACTCTCTTTATCTTTATAAGATGTTAAAAACATCGTTGGAGTATTATCCCCTGATTCTCTTAAATCTTTTAAGAGTTCTAATCCATTTATTTTAGGAACATTTATATCAAACAGATATAAATCATAATTCTTTTCATAATTTAAAGCTAGTGCTTCTTCTCCATCTTTAGCAATATCAACTAAAAAGCCCTCTTCATCTAGAAAATCTTCAATTGTTTGTGCAAATAGTTCGTCATCTTCAAGTAGTAATATTCTCATTATAAATCAAGTTTCCAATGTTTTTTGCAAAATTTTACACTAATATATATAAAAATGTTGTTTTTCCCAAATTTTTATATATAATTACTTATGATAAAAAAACTACTTATACCAATTATTTTACTTTTTTTAGCCTATTTTATAATTTCAAGCGAAAATATAAAAACAATATCTGCAGGAATTGCCATATTTATTATAGGCATGTATTTTATGGAGAATGGCTTTAAACTTTTTTCTGGGGGATTATTAGAAAAAGTTTTAGAAAAGTTTACTTCTACTAGTTTAAAATCAGTAATTACAGGTTTTATCAGTACCTCAATAGTTCAAAGTTCCTCACTTATTTCTGTTATTGTAATATCTTTTTTAACAGTTGAAATTATATCTTTAACTCAAGGTATGGCAATAATCTTTGGAGCAAATCTAGGAAGTACAACAACAGCATGGATAGTATCATCTTTGGGTGTTGATATTAAAATATCTTTATATGCAATGCCAATGATCATTTTTGGAGTTATTTTTAGATTCTCAAAAGAACAAAGGTATATAGGTCTTGGGAATATTTTATTAGGTCTTGGTTTTATATTTTTAGGTATTTCATACATGAAAGATGGCTTTGAGACTTTAAAAGATTCTATTGATTTGGCTTCATACTCTGTTGGTGGATTTTTAGGTATTTTTGTTTATATCTTAATAGGAGCAATTGCTACAGTTGTAATACAATCAAGTGGTGCAACTATGGCAATTATTATTACTGCACTTGCAGGGGGAAATATAATTTACATTGATGCAATAGCTTTAGCTATTGGAGCAAATATTGGTACAACAGTAACTGCTATTGTAGGCTCTTTAACATCAAATGAAAATGGTAAAAGACTTGCTTTTGGACATCTCGTTTTTAACATGATTACAGCTTTAATTGCGGTTATTTTTATATATGCTTTAAAAGATTTTGTTGATTATCTTGCACCACTAGTTTCAATTGATAATAATAACTACAGTATGAAATTAGCTCTATTTCATACTATATTCAATATAGTTGGAATAGTTGTATTATTTCCTTTTATTCCTCTTATTGTTTCCATGTCAAAAAAAGTAATAAAAGATAAAATAAAAAAAGCATCAAAACCTATATATTTAGATGAATCAAATATAAAAATACCATATAATGCAATGGTTTCAATCCAAAAAGAAGTAATACATTTATATGAAAATGCCCAAAAGGCAATATTACACTCTATGTCAATTCATACTTCTGATTTAAAAGAAGAAAAAGATATAGATAATATACTTTCAACCCCTGCAAAAATTGATACAAATTTAGATGATATATATCATAATGACTTAAAATCCTTATATAGTGAAATCATTGATTATCTTTTAAAATCACAATCTCATATGAACTCAAATCAACTCTTTTATATAGGTCAATTAAGGCTCTCATCAAATATTATTGTAAAAATATTAAAAGATACTAGAGATATTCAAAAAAATATGAATGCATACCTTTATAGTAAAAATGAAGATATAAAACAAGAGTATTTAACCTTAAAAAAAGAGTTTGCACTAAATATTTTAAGAACAAATTTACTGAGAAATAAAGATATAGATGATGTAGAAACTTCAACGCAAATTCAAATGTATAAAGACAATATTGACGCTTTAGAGATTCAAACCAATAAAAAGATTGATGAGTTAATTAGAAATGATAAAATCACACCTAAAATGGGAACCTCTCTAATCAATGATTCCACAAGTATTTTTAATATGAGTAAAAATTTATTTAGAATTGCAAATATCTTATTTGTAAATGATATTAAACTAAGATCACTAGGAGAATTAAATGAAACTGTCTAAACTAGTAAAAACATTCGAAAGTTTCCTTCTTTGGGACAAAGAAGAGATAAAAGAAAATGAAAATGAAATTAATGAAATTATAGAAAAACTCTATGAAAAAAGAACTAAAATTGAAGAAAAAATAAGAAGATGTGATGATAAGAAAGAAGAAGATAAATTAAAAGAAAAATTAAAAGCTGTAAAAAAACTTATAAAAAAAGCAAAAAAAGAGTTTATTTAAACTCTTTAAAATTTTGTCGTAAAGCCTCATAAGCTACGATTGATACAGAGTTTGCCATATTTAAACTTCTTGCATCATTTGTCATAGGTATAGTAATGCATCCCTTTTCATTTTTTGCTAATAAATTTTCAGGTAAACCAGCATCTTCCCTACCAAAATAAAAATAATCTCCTACTTCATACTTAGCATCAAAATATACTTGTTTTGTTTTGGTTGTCGCAAAAAAATGTCTATCATTTAAAGGATTTTTTGACCAAAAATCTTCTATATTTTCATATTCAGTTACATCTAAATCAAACCAATAATCAAGCCCTGCTCGTCTTACTTCTTTTTCAGTAATTTCACCAAAACCATAAGGCTTTATCAAATGTAATCTACAATTCATAGCAAAGGCAAGTCTTCCTATTGTCCCAACATTTCCAGGAATTCTTGGTTCTAATAAAACAATATTAAACATTATAAAATTACCGTCTTATTTCCAAAAACGAAAACTTTATCTTCTAGTAACAGTTGAAGGGCATTTGATAATACTACTTTTTCAACATTACGCCCTGCAGTTCTCATATCTTGCCAAGAAAAGTTATGGTCAATTCTTACAACTTCTTGAGCAATAATTGGACCTTCATCCAAATCATTTGTAACATAATGAGCAGTTGCTCCTATAATTTTTACACCTCTTTGATGTGCTTGTTTATAGGGGTTTGCTCCAATAAATGCTGGTAAGAAAGAGTGGTGAATATTTAAAACTTGTTGTGGAAATTCTTGAACAAATTTTGAAGTTAATATTCTCATATACTTAGCTAAAACAATAAGTTCTGGTTTATACTCTTTTATTTTAGCAATAAGTAAGTCTTCATGAGCTTCTCTTTCCATCCCTTCTGCACTAATACAATGGAAAGGTATGCCAAATTTTTCTACTAAATCTTTCAAATAATCATGATTTGCAATTACAGCTTTTATATTTGCTTCTAATTCACCATCAAAATATCTAATAAGCAAATCACCTAAAACATGTGATTCTTTTGTCACAAGTATAACTATGTTTTTTTTTGATTTTTCTCTTAATTTAACTTGTGTATCTTTAGGTAAAACTTCAGTTAATTCTTTAAGAAGTATCTTATCATTTACATTACCACTGATAACTGTTCTCATAAAAAATTTATTTGTTTCCACATCCACAAATTCAGCATTTTGTTCGATATTAAGATTATTTGCAAAAAGAACTTTTGATACATTGTATACAAGTCCTTTTGAGTCAGAAGTATTAATTAATAGTATGTATTCTTTCATTTTTTATCCATATAATAGTATTATTCCAATTTAAAAGTGGAATAATACCATTATTTTGATTAAATCATTTGTGATAACTCTTCTTTATAAGCAGTTAAATCAAAATCTTTTATTCTTGCAACTCCAGATTCTACGGCTGCATTTGCAACTGCACTAGAAATTTCAACAATAAGTCTTTTATCAAATGGTTTAGGAATAATATAATCTTTTGAAAATGCTAAATGATCTCCAAATATTGCTTTTACTTCAGCAGGTACTGTTTTTTTAGCTAAATCAGCAATAGCATATGCTGCTGCTTTTTTCATTTGCATATTTATTTTTTTAGCTTGAACATCAAGTGCTCCTCTAAAAATAAATGGAAAACCAAGTACATTGTTTATTTGATTATTAAAATCACTTCTTCCTGTTCCAACAATTGCTTTATCTCTGATTTTTAATATATCTTCAGGAAAAAGTTCAGGTGTTGGATTTGCTAGGGCAAATACAATTGGTTCATCAGCCATAAGAGCAATATGTTCTTGGGTAAATGTTCCAGGTTTAGATAATCCTAAAACCACATCTGCATCTCTAAAAGCTTCTAATTTAGTCATTGATTCTTTTATTGAAAATTCTTTTTTATACTTATTTAAATCACTTCTACCATCATGAATAACTCCTTTAGAATCACACATAATAATATTTTGTACTCCAACTGCTTTATACATTCTCGCACAAGAAATAGCAGCTGCCCCAGCTCCCATAACTATAACTTTTAAGTCTTCTAGTTTTTTATCAATAATTTCACAAGCATTTATTAATCCAGCTGTTGTAATAATAGCTGTTCCATGTTGATCATCATGCATTACAGGAATATCAACTTCATCAATAAGTCTTCTTTCTATTTCAAAACACTCAGGTGATTTTATATCTTCAAGATTTATTCCTCCAAAAGTTGGCGATATAGCTTTACAAATAGATACAAACTTTTCAACATCAGTTTCATCAACTTCAATATCAAATGAATCAACAGCTGCAAATTTTTTAAATAATACAGACTTTCCTTCCATTACTGGTTTTGATGCAACTGCCCCAATGTCACCAAGCCCAAGTACAGCTGTACCATTTGATATTACAGCTACAAGATTTTTTTTAGCTGTATATTTAAATGCATTATCTGGATCTTTTTCAATTTCCAAACAAGGAAAAGCAACTCCAGGTGTATATGCTAAAGCCAAATCTCTTTGTGTTCCAAGTTTTGTTGTAGTCCCAATTTCTAATTTTCCTGGTTTAGGAAATTGGTGGTAATCTAAAGCTTCCTCTTTAGTTACAGGTTTACTCATAAATAACTCCTTTATCTATTTCGATGAAATTGTAACCTATCGAAACTTAAAAATTATATTTTTTAATTTTTAATATAATTTTTATCTATATTTAAGCTATTTTTACATTATTTGTACATAACTTATACACTATTTGTACATATTAAGTTTTATTTAATAATTCCAACTATTGAAAATCTTCCACAGTTTTTATCTTTTCTATAAGAAAAAAATGCTTCTTCTGAACACTTTGTACATACAGCTGATAGTTCAATATTAAAAATTCCAATATCATTTAATTGTTTTATATTTATTCCTTGCAAATCTAAATATCTATTTTGGCAAAACTCTTTTCCAAAAGATTTTATGGCAATAGTTTCTAGTTCTTCTGATACTTCATAACAGCATTTTTGTATAGAAGGTCCTAAATATACAAAGATATCTTTAGCCTTGCAGTCTAACTCTTCTATCATTTTAAGTGCTGTTTTTTGAACTATCTTTAAAAAAGTAGAATTTCTTCCAGCATGTACTACTGCTATTACTTTTTTATTTTCATCACTTAAAAATATAGGAATACAATCAGCAACCATAACCATTATTGGAAGATTTCTTTCTTTTGTAATCAAAGCATCACAATTATCTATTAATAAAGGAGATTCAAAATCCACAATCTCAATATTATCTGCATGCACCTGATTCATATATCTAAGTTTTGAAATATCAAAATTATGTTTTTTGGATAATTCTAATCTATTTTTATCAACACTACTTTTTGCATCATTTACATGATATGCCATATTCCCGTCTATAATTGTAGTTGTAAACTTTAAAATAGTGTCCATATTTTCCCCAAATTCTTTTTATATCAATTTATCATAATTTTTTTAATATCCTCTTATTTTTCTTTGGGTAGAATGTC
Proteins encoded:
- a CDS encoding ABC transporter substrate-binding protein, which produces MKKFLSILIVLAVNLYSQERIVTLTPSINEIVYALGVGKDVVANTRYCDFPEESKNVKKVGGYASISLEKILLVNPSVVIAQNYDEKLLSNLKRLNIKTLSFKTDSIKDINNTIFSLGNYFDKQEKAKELISNINNSLSSLKGIIKNKKILIVISPKKTLSNQIYVSGNYLYFEDIIKASGNVNAFQSKSKAQPVVNTEKIIKMNPDIIVLLAPFFEGKTKELEEVKKLWLDLPINAAKNKNVYAVDKLYAGIPSQRVVYFIQDFKKILENVRDK
- a CDS encoding TonB-dependent receptor domain-containing protein; this translates as MNKKLTTSLVASLLIATSNLYSEELSQITVVSATKSEQSIKDVTSDVDVITKEEIEERHFTNVSDALKTISGVSIVSNGGVGQLDSLFVRGIDSKRILILIDGIRYNEPAGLSGAPLAQLNIENIEQIEVVKGAQSGIWGADASGGVINIITSKAKAGFHGNIGMEAGSYNTKKLYGSVSNKNKLGYLKFDASRISTDGISSYEPNGSKWKDLEYERDGYSNNTYNIAGGVYLNDSDELGLTFKKIGSEYDYDSSTKDRDDKLTKIKHYFKSANYIHKDDSYKLKLNAQQSKFDRNQDNSIYKSLVNEFSVQGDYSYRKSDAIILGLDKQNFENIDSKDKYNTQAIFVSNTNTFDKFIINETLRYDDNSKFDDKFTGKIGIKYNINNDMAVSSNYGTAYNAPTLGNLNYTPSLSPETTKSFDFNFEYKDFKITYFENKIKDMIRYVPNSYPNTRYENLTGESTFKGYEVSYIKNIFENILLGFNYTHLSAKDNKGNDLPRRAKNEFNASVDYYGIKNTHINLNSSYIGKRYDDAEKTKETGNYTIWNGVINYEIKRNITTYVKVDNIFNKYYQTVYNYATPGRSAYIGLKVSF
- a CDS encoding HAD family hydrolase; translation: MKLIMFDMDGTLINSGGMIANTINYVRENLGFETLDKKYILKNVNDPNINSSEFFYGTKHFTEEQGKLFETYYYDHCLTDLEIYDGIKELLEDLKSDYIFTVATNANSEFANRMLNHLEIGKYFKTVVGYNDVLKPKPHPEMVYKILEEIKTTKEKSLLVGDSHKDVQAATNAGIESVLVNWGFSDHEENAIENVKELEQRIFKKFSIF
- a CDS encoding GNAT family N-acetyltransferase, with product MNIRLAKINDLKDIYDLICDMESTQLDYKKFEQIFIRYLENENFYSIVAEEDDLIIACLNLRIEYQLHHVEKIAEIMELAVKKEYRSKSVGKILLDKARKISKDNNCLQMEVCCNQIREKAHKFYQREGMKNSHFKFSMELN
- a CDS encoding pseudouridine synthase; this translates as MKNSYKRIDAHLSSLGYCTRGEAKKFLKINELLVNENRVFNPSTKAYHDDITINGEKLDPETLIILLNKPSGVICSHNDAGVLIYSLLPYRWTQRNPKIATVGRLDVDTTGAIILTDDGTLNHKLANPKKEISKIYEAHLKVPLKGDEEKIFASGELLLNGEDKPLLPAKLEILSPTCVRLEIVEGKYHQVKRMFAAVDNRVVKLHRISFDNFTVEDLKESEYKQISL
- a CDS encoding energy transducer TonB; protein product: MTIFLYGLVFTGVLYSYDSLIIKNKVKEKSINLNFVSLLEQEKIVKKEPAVKKEVPKKEIKETKISKKATKKKVLKKEAVKKVVEKKTIRKKTEKEEKKIVKKEQEFIQKSVKKTYEQDFLNEHLKQIVALIQKNIKYPKRAKRLNIQGKVLIKFKILTNGKIIEIESISGHTLLIKSSLEAIENASKEFPKVKKEIVIKVPIEYTLT
- a CDS encoding biopolymer transporter ExbD; the encoded protein is MKLQKFNSINVIPFIDVLLVLLAIVLLTSTFIARGDIPVSLAKAASAKKSEIKKEFIITIKEDNSLYLNKSDISFENLSLEVNKINKDSHIFIKSDKKADFESFVSVLDLLKSNDFSNISIITKKN
- the exbB gene encoding TonB-system energizer ExbB, translating into MHIELLKNLVDYGVVILLIFMSFLSFWFFIERILFYKNIDVKFYKSKKSLEIAITKHLSIIGTIASNSPYIGLLGTVLAIMLTFMTMSEGDIEATKIMSSLALALKATAVGLVVAILSQVFYNVLARYAEVIESKFDEITEI